Within Roseisolibacter agri, the genomic segment GCACGACCGGCGCGTCCGCGCGCGCGCCGAGCACGTCGGCCGCGAGCACCGCGATGCCGTCCATCGCCGCGTTGTCCCACGGCGGCAGCGCGACGGGCGACACGACGTCCTCCGCCAGCACGCGTCCGTGCGCATCGGCGAGGGGGACCCGCTCCGCGGGCAGCGGCGCGACGTCCTCCAGCACGGCGGTGATCGCCTCCGCGACCGCGAGCCGCGACCGCGGGGCGGGGTGGCTCACGGCGCGCCGGCCGCCGTGCGTGCGCCGCCGAGTCGCAGCGACGCGAGCCGCGCCGCGAGCGCGTCGGCCACGCGGTCCACCTGCGCCGTCGGCACCGTGTAGTTGTTGCAGAGGAAGCTGAAGAGCAGCATCTCGCCGTCGGCGGTGGTCACGTAGCCCGAGAGCGACCGTGCCTTGTCGAGGGTGCCCGTCTTCGCGTGCACGTTCCCCTCGGCCGGCGTCCCCTTCATGCGCGAGCGGATCGTGCCGTCCACGCCCGCGATGGGCAGCGCGTCGTAGAAGAGGCGGAAGCTCGGGTCGCGGCGCATCGCGTCGAGCACGCGCACGAGCGCGCGCGGCGTGACGTAGTCGTGGCGCGACAGCCCGCTGCCGTCGCGGATCACGACGTCGCGCTCGGCCGCCACGCCCCACGTCGCCAGCTGCCGCTCCATCGCGCGGCGCCCGCTGTCCGCGGTGCCGACGCCCGTCTTCTCCAGCCCCATCGTCTTCAGCAGCAGCTCGCCGATCTGGTTCTGCGACGGCTTCTCGAACGCCGGCATCACCTCGCGCAGCGGCAGCGACTGCGTGACGAACAGCGTGTCGCCGACCGGCGCGACCGGCTCCTTGCTGACGCGCGGCTCCGCGCCGCCGATCGTGATGCCACGCGTCCGGAGCGCCGTGCGCAGCGCCCCCAGGAAGGCACCGTTGGCGTCGCGCTGCGCGAGCGTCAGCACGGCGCTGTCGTTCACCGACACCACGCCCTCGAGCACGTGGCGGGCCTCGCGCGCGTCCCACCGCGCGCGCACGCGCGTGGCCGTGCGGCCGCTGGCGATCCCCGGCGTCACCGTGCGCACGTCCACGCGCAGCGGCAGCGCGTCGGCCGCGGGCGTGACCTGCACCGTCACCGAGTCGCCGGGCCGCGCGCCCGCGCGCACGACGATGCGGCCGAAGCCCTCGTTGAAGAACAGCTCGTCCACGCCCGCGGAGTACGGCGAGTCGAGGTCGTCCCACGACCAGCCGTAGCCGTGCGCCTCGTCGGGGAAGGCGTCGCCGTCGGCGATCACGCGTCCCGCGATGCGGCGGATGCCGCGCGCCGCGAGCGAGTCCGCGACCGCGAGCAGCGGCTGCATCGCGTCGGTGCGCATGCGGTCGCTGATGGTCGGGTCGCCGCGCCCGACGACCGCGAGGTCGCCCTCCAGCACGCCCGCGCGCACGGGGCCGTGCGCGACGTACGCGGTGCGCCACCGGTAGTCGGGGCCGAGCGTGGCGATCGCGGTGGAGCCGGTGAGCAGCTTCTGGTTGCTGGCCGGCATGAACAGCCGGTCCGCGTCGCGCGCGTACAGCGTGTCGCCGGTGCCGGGGCGCACGATCAGCACGCCCCAGCGCGCGTTGGCGAACATCGTGTCCTGCACCAGCGAGTCCACGGCCACGCGCAGCGCGGCGACCGGCGACAGCGGCGCGGGCGTCGCCGCCGGCGCGGGCGTGCCGGTCGCGCGCGCGGCGCAGGCGCCGAGCGTCGGGACGAGCGCGAGGCCGGCGAGGAGGGCGCGGGTGGTGACGGCGCGCGCGGCGAGGGGCGAGGGCATGGGCGACCTGGAAGCGGGGAGGGTGGCGGGCGCCTCCAAGCTCACCCGGCGGTCGGGCGTCGCGCAATCGCGCACGGTGGGCGACCTGCGGTCAGGCGCCGCTCAGGCGTCGCGCGCCGGCTCGAACGTCGCGCTCAGCGACTCGTCCTCGGCCACGGTCACGCGCTCCACCCGCGGCGCGCCGCTTCCCAGCGCGTCGCCGAGCCGCGCCTGGACGCGCGTGGCGATCATCCGCGCGAGGTTCTCGCCGCTCGGGATCTGCGCGCCGTCGGCGAACTCCGGGACGTCGGTGTTCAGGTTCCGGTGGTCGAACCGTTCGCGCACCTCGTCGCCGAGGATGCGGTCGAGGAGCCCGAGGTCGATGCAGAAGCCGGTCGTCTCGTCGATCGGGCCACGGACCGTGACGTGGCAGACGTACGAGTGCCCGTGGAAGCTGGGCCGCGCGCAGAGGCCGAACACCTCGAGGTTGCGCGCGTCGCTCCACTCGGGGCGGCGGTAGCGGTGCGCGGCGGCGAAGGTGACGCGGCGCGTCAGTGAAGCGAATGCCATGCGGAGCGTGGAGCGTCTAGCGGCGAGCGTCGAGGGGGGGCACCGCGGAGTATAGCCGACTCCTCCCGGGGAACCACGCTCGACGCTCGACGCTCACCGCTCGACGCTGTCTGTCCTAGTGATCCTCGCCGTACTCCCCCGGTCCCGCGTCGGTGCCGCGCAGCCCTTCCGGCGTCGGCGACTCGGGCGGGATGTACGCCGTCCCGTGCGCGACCGCGTCCTGGTAGTTCGTCGTGCCGAACATGCGCTGGTCCAGGTCCTCGTCGCCCCGCGCCTGGAACACCTCGTCGCTCTGCTGCTCGGGCATCTCGCCCAGCAGCGTGCCCGCGGTCGCGCGCTCGGCCTGGATGTGGTCCTCGACGTCCATCGGCGTCTCGTCGCGCGCGTTGGCGTCGACCACGAGCTGGTTGTCGAATGAGCCGATGCCCACGATGTCGGTCAGCACGTGGTCGGCGATGCGCAGCTCCGCCTCGGTGCCCACGCGCCCCTCGAGGCGCACGGTGCCGTCCTCCACGTGCACCGTGAACTCGTCGACGTCCAGCGTCGGGTGCTCGGCGAGCCGGTCGCGCACCAGCGCGCGCAGCTCGTCGTCGCTCAGGTCGTCGGTGCTGCTGAAGTCCTCGTAGTCCCGCGCCATGTCCGCTCCTCGGCTCGATTTGCGAGGGGAGGGGTGCACCGCGCGTGCCGCGGCGCCGGAACGGCGGGAAAGGCACGAGGCCGGCGCGGGACGATGTCCCGACGCCGGCCCCGGTCGCGCACGGCTGCGGCGCGTGGAGCGCCGCGCGGCCGATCAGCGCGCGAACTGGTAGGTGATCCCGAGCGTCAGCCCGAGGTTGTTCGTCCACTTGCTCTTGGACGCGCCGCTCGGCAGCACCGACGTGCTGTCGAGGCCGACCGCGAAGTAGCGGTCCGGATAGCGGATCTGGTACAGGTAGCTGCCCACGTCCGCGCGCACCGACCACGGGCTGCCGCTCGGCACGAAGCGCAGGCCGGTCCCGTACGTGATCGCGAAGCGGGTGCCGAACTTGTAGCCGCCCGGATCGGTGCCCGTGAGGTTGGACACCGCGCCCGCGCCGCCGTGCACCGTCGGCACGAGGCCGTGCCAGCTCTTCTGACCCGTGAGGCCGACCGTGAGGCCGACGTCGGCGATGGTCAGCGGGCGGCGCTCGACGCCGAGGATGCGCGTGCTCGCCGGGCGCGCGGGATCGAGGACCGTGCGCTCGGAGACCGCCGTCGCGACGCGGGCCGTGAAGGACGCGGGCCCGCCGAGGTAGACGTCGTAGCGCAGCCCCGTCAGCGGCCCGCTCTGCGGCGCGATGCCCGCGGGATCCTTGCCGGCCGCGAACCAGCCGCCGAAGACCGAGAACGACTGCCGGTACTCGAGGTCGATGAACGGGCTGCGGTCGACCGGATAGCCGACCTGCGCCTCGGCGCGCCCACCAGCCAGCAGCGACGCGGCGCCGAGCGCCATCAGGACACGGCGATTCATGAACTCGCTCACGCGCGCACCCCGGCGAACTGCGCGCGGAGGTCGCGGCCGGTCATCTCCTCGGGCTGATCGACGCCCAGCAGGCGCAGCACCGTCGGCCCGACGTCGCAGAGCGCGCCGCCCTCGCGCAGCGGCACGTCGTCGCCCGCGGGGTCGACGACGACCAGGGGCACGGGGTTGGTCGTGTGCGCGGTGTGGGGGCCGCCCGTCTCGGGATCGATCATCATCTCGCAGTTGCCGTGGTCCGCCGTGACGAGCAGGCGCGTGCCGCTCCGCTCCGCCGCCGCGACGATGCGCGCCAGGCACTCGTCCACCACCTGCACGGCCTGGATCGTGGCCGGGAGGGAGCCGGAGTGCCCGACCATGTCGCCGTTGGCGAGGTTGCAGAGCATGAAGTTGTGCGAGCGCCCGCTGATCGCGTTCACCAGCACGTCGGTGACGCCGCGGGCGCTCATCTCGGGCGCGAGGTCGTAGGTCGCGACCTTCTGGCTCGGCACCAGGAGGCGCTCCTCGCCCGCGTACGGCGTCTCGTTGCCGCCGTTGAAGAAGTAGGTCACGTGCGGGTACTTCTCGGTTTCCGCCGTCTTCAGCATCGTCAGGCCGCGGTCCGTCAGCACCTCCGCCACGATGCGCGCCATCGACTGCGGCGGGAACGCCGCGCGCACGTCGTGCTGCTCCAGCGTCGGGTCGTAGACCGTCATCGTCACGACCATCAGGTCGGGACGGTCCGACACGTCGAAGCCGTCGAACGCCGGGTCCACCAGCGCGCGCACGATCTGGCGCATGCGGTCCGACCGGTAGTTCCAGCAGATCACCGCGTCGCCGTCGCGCATGGTGGCGAGCGGCTGGCCGCTCGCGTCGACGACGACCGCGGGGATCATGAACTCGTCCGTCGTGCCCGCGTCGTAGGTCTGGCGGATCGCCTCCACCGGATCGGTGACCTGCGGGCCGACGCCCTGTACGGCGGCGCGGTAGGCGAGCTCCGTGCGCGGCCACCGCTTGTCGCGGTCCATGCCGTAGTAGCGGCCGCCCACGCTCGCGATCACCGCGCGGCCGGCGGCCGTGGCGACGGTCTCGCGCACGTACTCCAGCGCGCTGCGCGGCAGCGTGTCGCGCCCGTCGAGCAGCGCGTGGATCGCGACCTTGGGCACGCCGCGCCGCGCCGCGAGGTCGATGAGCGCGAACAGGTGCTGATCGAGGCCGTGCACGCCGCCCTTGCCGACGAGGCCGAGCAGGTGCAGCGTCCCGCCGTTCGCCTTCACGCGCTCGCAGGCGGCGACGAACGCCGCGTTCTCGAAGAACGACCGGTCCCTGATCGCCTCCGAGATGCGCACGAGGTCCTGCATCACCACGCGGCCCGCGCCCAGGTTCAGGTGCCCGACCTCGGAGTTGCCCATCTGCCCCTCGGGCAGCCCCACGGCGAGCCCCGACGCGTCCAGCAGCGTGCGCGAGCGACGGCGCCACAGCGCGTCCCACGCGGGCGTCTCGGCCAGCGCGATCGCGTTCCCCTCGCGTTCGGCGCGGAATCCCCAGCCGTCCAGGACGAGCAGGGCGACCGGTCGGGTGTCGGTGGTGGGCATCGGGTGAACGGCGGGGTACGGAACAGGGACGCGGCGCGCCCGGTAGCATGCGCGCGGATCGGCCGGCCGTCGGGCCGCGCGAAATGTACCCGGACGGGCGCCCCGATGGGCACCCGCAGCAGTAGACGCGCCAGTACCCGCGCCGCCGCCGGCCCCGCCACCCGCCCATGACCGTCACGCTCTCCGACCGCCGCACCGAGCCCCGCCCGGGTCCCGCCGCCGACCGCCGCCGCACCGGTTGGCGCGACTTCCGGCACGCGTACCGGGGCTTCGTGCGCACGGTGGGGCTCGCGCTGCTGGTGCTGGTGGCGCTGGACGTCGTGCTCCTGCTGGAGCGCCATCGCTACGCGCGTGAGGCCGCGCGGCTGCGCGCGAACATGTCCGACGTCGAGCGGCGGCGAACGGACGCCATCCTCGCCGCCGACGAGGACCGCATGCGCATGACGGTGGAGCTGGCGCGACGGCGCGCGATGGGCGACCGCGACCTGCACCTCGCGGTCGCGGTGGACAGCGGTCGCCTGACGCTGGAGCGCGACGGCGCGCGGCTGCGCGACATGCGCGTCGAGGTGGGGCCGGCGCGCCGCGTGGGCGCGCCGCCCGACACGCTGCACATCGCCGCACCGCGCGGCGCGCGCACCGTTGCGCAGGTGCTCGGCCCCGACGACGCCTGGGAGGTGCCGCGCTGGGTCTACGTCGACCGCGGCCTCCCCGTGCCCGACGACCGCCTCGTGAAGGGCGCGCTCGGCGCGCGCGCGGTGCTGCTCTCGGGCGGCACGGTGCTGTACGCGCTGCCGTCGGCCGGGCCGCTCAACGACCCGGCGTACGTGATGCCGGGCGCCATCCGCGTGCGCCGCGAGGACCTCGACGCGATCGTCGCGAACGTGGCGCCCGGCATGACCGTCTACCTGTACTGACGTGTTCCGCGCGATCCGATTCGGGGGGCGCCACGCCTGGTGGCTGCTGGCCGCGGTGTTCGTGGCGATGGCGCTGACGACGCGCCTCCTCGCCGTCGCCGCCGACGCGCGCTGGGAGCGCGACGTCGCCCGCATGGTGTTCAACGACAACCTCGAGCTGCTGCGCCAGCTGCGTGCCGAGGCGGGGCAGGCGACCGACTCGCTGCAGCGGCTGCTGAGCGAGACGCCCGACACGCCCGCGGACGCGCCCTACCTGGTGGTCAGCGTGGCCGAGCGGCGGCTCTGGTACAAGCAGGGCGATTCGGTGCTGTTCGGGACGCAGGTCGCCACCGGCAGCGGCAAGACGCTGGTGCGGGACGACGGCGCCGGCGCGCACTGGAAGTTCGAGACGCCGCGCGGGCGGCTGGTGGTCATCTCCAAGGACTCGATGCCGGCCTGGGTGCCGCCCGACTGGCACTTCGTGGAGCAGGCCCGCAAGCGCGGGCTGGGGCTCGTCCGCCTCAACCGCGGGCAGGAGCTGCGGGCCGCGGACGGCTCGATCGTGACGGTGCAGGGGAGCGACGTCGTGCGCCGCTACCCGAACGGCCGCGTGGTGCCCTACACGGCGAGCGACGGGCGCGAGATCGTGGTCGGCGGGAACCTGCTGGTGCCCCCGTTCGGCACCAACCAGCGGCGCTACAAGGACGTCCTCGGCACCCGCCGGCTCAACCTCGGCGACGGCTACGCGTTGCACGGCACCAATCGCCCCGAGACCATCGGCCAGGCGGTGAGCCACGGGTGCGTGCGCCTCCGGAACGAGGACATCGAGTGGCTGTACCAGCACGTGCCCGTGGGCACGCCGGTCTACATCTACTGACCGGCCGCAGCCTCGTCGGGTGGAGGCGAAAGCGTTAGCATTGAACGGGTTCGGTCGTCAGAACCCGGGGGCGCGGTCCCCCTCCGTCCGATCGCCAGGGAGGCAGTACGTGAAGCATCGCAAGTCGACCGTGCGCACGCTCGCCGCGGCCGCGCTGGCCGCCGCGACGGTAGCCGTCGCGCCCGCGCGCGCGACGGCGCAGCCGGACACGCTCGGCGGGCGCAGCGGCAAGCTGCGCGCGCGGTTCGTGAGCCTGGAGCGCACGCTCACCTTCCCGTTCCTGCGGCGCCTGCTGGGCGACTCGTCGGCGCGGCCGGGCGTGTACACGGTCGACGAGGCGCCGGGCGGGCGTCCGTTCTCGTTCATCGGGCTGGTGCCCTTCGGCGAGAAGCGGAACGGCCGCATCGGGCCCTATCGCATCGGCTTCTGGCCGGCGGAGAAGGGGCGGGCCGTCCGGAGCGCGAAGTACGGCAACCCGCAGGGCTTCATCGAGGTCACGCCCGACAACAAGGACACGCGCGTCTCGGAGCACTTCAAGCTCGCGGACTTCCTGACGCACGATCAGGTGCGCGTGTGGCCCAAGTACCTCGTGCTCGACGAGGCGCTGGTGGACAAGCTGGAGCTCGTGCTCGCGGACCTGCGCGCGCGCGGCTACGACGCGAAGCGGCTCCACGTCATGAGCGGCTTCCGCACGCCGCAGTACAACGCGACCGGCGGCGAGACGGCGGGCCGCGCGGACCTCAGCCGCCACCAGTACGGCGACGCCGCGGACGTGTGGGTCGAGAACGGCGCCGGCCGCATGGCGGACCTCAACCGCGACGGGCGCGTGGACACGCGCGACGCCGCGATCCTGGCCGAGGCGGCGGACCGCGTGGAGCGGGCGCACCCGGAGCTCGCGGGCGGGGTGGGGATCTATCGCGCCAACCGCGCGCACGGGCCGTTCGTGCACATCGACGTCCGCGGGGCGCGGGCGCGATGGGGCCACGCGTGATGTCCGGCGTGTCGATCGACGAGACGGAGCCGATGAGCGAGACCCCGGCGAGCGAGCCGACGGCCGGGCTGACGATGTTCGAGCTGGCGCGGCTGGAGGAGGCGCGCCGCCGCGCGGCCGAGGTGGAGGCGCAGGTGCGCGCCAGCGCCACGGTGGCCACGCGCGCCCGCAAGCCGCGCAACTGGCTGTCGGCGGTGGCGTTCATGGCCGCGCTGGGCGCGGTGCTGACCTTCTTCCGCCCGTCGGACCCCGACGTCGCGACGCTCGAGGAGATCGCGGCGGTGCGCGAGGCGGGCGCGGGCGCGGACGTCGCGCGCGACGCGACCGATGCCGCGGTCGCCGCGTCGCGTCCGGGCTACGGCCGTAGCGGCGACGTGCTGGTGCGGGTCGCGATGCCGAGCCAGCTGATCGAGTCGCCCGTCGCGCTGCCGGCGGGGAGCGGCACGCTGCGCTACCAGTGGGTGCGCGCCGCCGACTCGTCCGAAGCCGACGTGCCGCGCACGCTCGCGCCGGGGATGTCGGTGCTGGCGCCGGCGCGCCCGGGCGTCTACCGCCTGGCGGTGGGCGAGGGCGCGTCGCGGCAGGTGCTCGACGACCTCTCGCTGGCGGTGCTGGTGCCGTTCGCGCAGAAGTTCGGCGGCACGGTGAACGGCTACCGCCTGGGCAGCTGGCCCTTCGAGCGCCTGGGCGGCGAGCGCCCGCTCGGCTTCGTCGAGGTCACCGCGCGCACCGCGGACGTCTCGCTCTCGCGCCACGTGCGCCTCGGCGACTTCGTGACGCACGACCAGCAGGCGCAGTGGCCGCGCTACGTGGTCGTGAGCCCGCGCCTGCTGGACAAGGTGGAGCTGGTGGTCGACGAGATCGCGAAGCTGCGCGGCGTGGGCGATCCGTCGCGCATCCGCGTGCGCATCAACTCGGGCTTCCGCACGCCGCTGCACAACTCGGGCGTCGAGGGCTCGGCGCTCAACAGCCGGCACCAGTACGGCGACGCGGCCGACGTGGCGATCGACGCCGACGGCGACGGACGCTTCACGAGCTTCGACAGCCGCGTGGTGGGGCTGGCCGTCGAGATGATCGAGAAGCGGCACCCCGAGCTCGTGGGCGGGCTGGGCGTGTACGTCAACGCGCGCTCGTCGTACGTGCACATCGATGCGCGGGGGCGGCGGGCGCGCTGGTGGGGGTGAGGCGCTGCGGACTGCGGGCTGCGGGTCTGCTTTGATGGCGTCCTGGTTGCGCTGGCACCCCGGGCCGCCCGGCGCGTAGTATCCGGCATTCGCGTCGAACCCGCAGTCCGCAGCCCGCAGCCTTTTCATGAGCCAGCACATCCGCGACCGCATCAACCGCCAGCTCGACGCCCTGGGCGAGGACCGGCTGTACCAGGTGCTCGACTACGTGGACTTCCTCGAGTCGCGCTACGGGCAGCGCGCCGCCACGCCGCCGAACACCTTCCAGCGGCTGGCCGACACGATCGAGGACCGGCTGCGCACGGGCGGGCTGGCCGCGAGCACGGTCAGCGAGGCGATGGGGTTCCTCAACAAGGCCGTCGGCGCGCTGAACGGCGCCGTGGCGGCGGGCCGCTCGGTGGCGACCGACATCGCGTCCGCCGCGCAGCGTGCGGGGACCGTCGTCGCGGACGCGGTGAACGCGCCGCCCTCCGGCGCTCCGGGCGCGCCCCCGCCGACGACCGGCGTGCCGGCCGCGCCGGCGCCCCAGCCGGGGCCGTCCCCGTGGCCGCCGCCGGCCCAGCCCTCGCCCGTGACGCCGCCTCCGCCACCGTCCGGTACGAGCCCTGCTACCGAGCCGCGGCGTGACGACGCCGCGCCCGGCACTCCCGGCGCGGCCACCTGACCGTTCCCCCAGCCCGACCCGCCGTGACCCCGTCCCCCCTGTCCCGCTCCCGCCAGCTGGCCGAGCGCGCCGTCGAGCGCGTGGGCGACCGCTTCCGCGAGGTGCGTCCGAAGGCCAAGCGCCGCCCGCGCACCGGCGCCAAGCGCACCGTGCTCGACACCATCCGGCAGCTCCCGCACTACCTGCGGCTGCTGGGGGGCCTGCTGACGGACCGGCGCGTGTCCGCGCTCGACAAGGTGCTGGTGGGCGGCGCGATCGCCTACATCCTCCTGCCGACCGACCTGCTGCCCGACTTCATCCCGTTCCTGGGCGAGGTCGACGACGTCTTCCTGCTGGTGACGGCGCTGCAGCGGCTGGTGGCGAACGCGGGGCGGCGGGTGCTGCTGGACCACTGGAGCGGGCATCCGTCGGAGCTGGCCGACCTCAACCTGAAGCGCGTGGTCTCGGCCGCCGCGTTCTTCCTCCCGATCGGGATGCGGCGGAAGCTGCGGGGGATGGCCGGGGGTTGAGTCGCCCCGGCGGTCCGCCTACCTTCCGCCATGGCGACCAGAACTCCCTCAGCAGCTCCCAGCCCCGCGCGTCCGGCTCCGTCGGACGGCGGGGTTTCGCGTTCGGGGCCCGGCGCCCCGGCAAACGGCACTCCGTCGAACGGCGCGCCGCGCCCGCACGGGCTGACGCGCGTGCGCGAGGCGATCGCGCTGACGTTCGACGACGTCCTGCTGGCCCCGCGCCACGCGCAGGTGCACCCGAAGGACGTCGACACGTCGTCGCGCTTCACGCGCGGCATCGCGCTCAACGTGCCGCTCGTGTCGGCCGCGATGGACACGGTCACCGAGAGCGAGATGGCGATCGCCATGGCGCGCGCGGGCGGCATCGGGGTGCTGCACAAGAACATGTCGATCGACCGCCAGGCGGCGGAGGTCGACCGCGTGAAGCGCTCCGAGAGCGGGATGATCCTCAACCCGATCACGCTCTCGCCCGAGGCCACGCTGCGCGAGGCGGTGGCGCTGATGGGGCGCTTCAAGATCTCCGGCGTGCCGGTGGTGGACGGCGACGGGCGGCTGGTCGGCATCATCACCAACCGCGACCTGCAGTTCGAGCGCGCGCTCGACCGCCCGCTGCGCGAGGCGATGACGAGCGAGGGGCTGGTGACGGCGCCCAGCGGCACGACGCTCGACGAGGCGGAGGCGATCATGGGCCGCCACCGCATCGAGAAGCTCCCCGTGGTGGACGACGCGGGCGCGCTGCGCGGCCTGATCACGGTGAAGGACATCCACAAGCGCCGGCAGTACCCGACGGCCAACAAGGACCATCACGGCCGCCTCCGGGTGGCCGCGGCGGTGGGCGCGGGCGGCGACTTCCTCTCGCGCGCGCGGGCGCTGGTGGACGCGGGCGTGGACGTGCTGGTGATCGACACGGCGCACGGCCACTCGCAGGGCGTGCTCGACGCGACCGCGCAGGTGCGCGAGGCGTTCCCCGACGTGCAGCTGGTGGCCGGCAACGTCGCGACGCGCGACGGCGCGGCGGCCCTCGTGGCGCGCGGCGTCGACGCCGTGAAGGTCGGCGTCGGCCCCGGCTCGATCTGCACGACGCGCGTGGTGACGGGCGTCGGCGTGCCGCAGCTCACCGCGGTGATGGACGCCGTCGAGGGCGCGGGCGACGTGCCCGTGATCGCCGACGGCGGCATCAAGTACTCGGGCGACATCGTGAAGGCGCTCGCCGCCGGCGCGTCGTGCGTGATGATGGGCTCCATGCTCGCGGGCACGGAGGAGAGCCCCGGCGAGTCGATCCTGGCCGAGGGGCGCCGCTTCAAGATGATCCGCGGCATGGGATCGCTGGCGGCGATGCAGGACGGCAGCGCCGATCGCTACTTCCAGGAGGGCGAGATGAGCCCCAAGAAGCTCGTGCCCGAGGGCATCGAGGGGCGCGTCCCGTACAAGGGCCCCGTCGGCGACGTCCTGTTCCAGATGGTGGGGGGGCTGCGGAGCGGCATGGGCTACGTCGGCTGCGGCTCGATCGAGCGGCTGCGCACCGAGGCGGAGTTCGTGCGCATCACCGCGGCGGGCCTGCGCGAGAGCCACCCGCACGACGTCACGATCACGCGCGAGGCGCCGAACTACTCGGCGTAGCGCCCGCGCTCGCGCGTCCGCAGGTCGTGAAGGTCGTCTGACCTGCTTCTGACCCGCGGGGCCCTGCATTCGCGCGGCTCCGCGCCCAACGTAAGGCGCCACCCGCTCGTATCTGGCCGTCGCACTGGCCGGGAGCAGGTGGCGCCGGTCGTTTGAGGCCAGGCTCGACATTGACAGAGTCGTGACGCTCGGGGCAGGTTTCCGCCCGTCTCCCCGGCACCGGCTGGCCGCGCTCCCTCCTGCGGCCGTCGCGAATCGACCGTTCCCCGCACAGGATCCCGCGAGAGGACCCGTATGGCGTTGTCGTCCATCAAGAGCATCGCACAGATTCAATCCGAGGCGAGCGAGGAGGGAGCGCACACGCTCAAGCGCTCGCTCGGCGCGCTCAATCTCGTGATGCTCGGGATCGGGGCCATCATCGGCGCCGGCATCTTCGTGCTCACCGGCACCGCGGCCGCGAACAACGCCGGCCCCGCCGTCGTGATCTCGTTCATCCTCGCGGGCCTCGGCTGCCTCTTCGCGGGGCTCTGCTACGCCGAGTTCGCGTCGATGATCCCCGTCGCCGGCTCGGCGTACACGTACGCCTACGCGACGCTCGGCGAGTTCGTCGCCTGGATCATCGGCTGGGACCTGATCCTCGAGTACCTGTTCGGCGCCGCCACCGTGGCGGTGGGCTGGTCGGGCTACTTCGTGGCGTTCATGCACAAGCTGGGCGTCGACATGCCCGCCGCGTTCACGCAGGCGCCGCTGTCGGTGGTCGGCACTCACACGCTGGTACGGAACCCCGGCGGCGTGCTGAACGTCCCCGCGATGGTGCTCGTGCTGCTGATGACCTCACTCCTCGTCATCGGCATCAAGGAGTCGGCGCGCTTCAACAACGTGATCGTGATCGAGAAGGTCGCGATCGTGTTCCTCGTCATCGGCTTCGGCTTCATGTTCGTCGACTCGGCGAACTGGGAGCCGTTCGTGCCGGCGGCGCAGGGCCCGGGGCGCTACGGGTGGGACGGCATCGTGCGCGCGGCCGGCGTGGTGTTCTTCGCCTACATCGGCTTCGACGCGGTGAGCACGGCGGCGCAGGAGGCCAAGAACCCGCAGCGCGACATGCCCATCGGCATGCTCGGCTCGCTCGCGTTCTGCACGGTGCTCTACATCCTGATGTCGCTCGTGATGACGGGCCTCGCGCCCTACACGGAGCTGAACGTCCCGCACCCGGTGGACGTGGCGCTCGCGAAGGTCCCGTCGCTCGGCTGGCTGAACTACCTCGTCGACATCGGCGCCATCGCCGGCCTCGCGTCGGTCGTGCTGGTGATGCTCATGGGCCAGCCGCGCATCTTCTTCTCGATGTCGCGCGACGGCCTGCTGCCGGCGGTGTTCGGCAAGGTGCATCCGAAGTTCCAGACGCCGTACGTGACGACGATCCTCACGGGCGTCGTCGCCGCGGTGGTCGCGGGCTTCTTCCCGATCGCGCTCCTCGGCGAGCTGGTGTCGATCGGGACGCTCTTCGCCTTCGTCGTCGTGAGCGCGGGCGTGCTGATGCTGCGCTACAAGCG encodes:
- a CDS encoding D-Ala-D-Ala carboxypeptidase family metallohydrolase, which produces MSETPASEPTAGLTMFELARLEEARRRAAEVEAQVRASATVATRARKPRNWLSAVAFMAALGAVLTFFRPSDPDVATLEEIAAVREAGAGADVARDATDAAVAASRPGYGRSGDVLVRVAMPSQLIESPVALPAGSGTLRYQWVRAADSSEADVPRTLAPGMSVLAPARPGVYRLAVGEGASRQVLDDLSLAVLVPFAQKFGGTVNGYRLGSWPFERLGGERPLGFVEVTARTADVSLSRHVRLGDFVTHDQQAQWPRYVVVSPRLLDKVELVVDEIAKLRGVGDPSRIRVRINSGFRTPLHNSGVEGSALNSRHQYGDAADVAIDADGDGRFTSFDSRVVGLAVEMIEKRHPELVGGLGVYVNARSSYVHIDARGRRARWWG
- a CDS encoding YkvA family protein; its protein translation is MTPSPLSRSRQLAERAVERVGDRFREVRPKAKRRPRTGAKRTVLDTIRQLPHYLRLLGGLLTDRRVSALDKVLVGGAIAYILLPTDLLPDFIPFLGEVDDVFLLVTALQRLVANAGRRVLLDHWSGHPSELADLNLKRVVSAAAFFLPIGMRRKLRGMAGG
- the guaB gene encoding IMP dehydrogenase; this translates as MREAIALTFDDVLLAPRHAQVHPKDVDTSSRFTRGIALNVPLVSAAMDTVTESEMAIAMARAGGIGVLHKNMSIDRQAAEVDRVKRSESGMILNPITLSPEATLREAVALMGRFKISGVPVVDGDGRLVGIITNRDLQFERALDRPLREAMTSEGLVTAPSGTTLDEAEAIMGRHRIEKLPVVDDAGALRGLITVKDIHKRRQYPTANKDHHGRLRVAAAVGAGGDFLSRARALVDAGVDVLVIDTAHGHSQGVLDATAQVREAFPDVQLVAGNVATRDGAAALVARGVDAVKVGVGPGSICTTRVVTGVGVPQLTAVMDAVEGAGDVPVIADGGIKYSGDIVKALAAGASCVMMGSMLAGTEESPGESILAEGRRFKMIRGMGSLAAMQDGSADRYFQEGEMSPKKLVPEGIEGRVPYKGPVGDVLFQMVGGLRSGMGYVGCGSIERLRTEAEFVRITAAGLRESHPHDVTITREAPNYSA
- a CDS encoding amino acid permease, which encodes MALSSIKSIAQIQSEASEEGAHTLKRSLGALNLVMLGIGAIIGAGIFVLTGTAAANNAGPAVVISFILAGLGCLFAGLCYAEFASMIPVAGSAYTYAYATLGEFVAWIIGWDLILEYLFGAATVAVGWSGYFVAFMHKLGVDMPAAFTQAPLSVVGTHTLVRNPGGVLNVPAMVLVLLMTSLLVIGIKESARFNNVIVIEKVAIVFLVIGFGFMFVDSANWEPFVPAAQGPGRYGWDGIVRAAGVVFFAYIGFDAVSTAAQEAKNPQRDMPIGMLGSLAFCTVLYILMSLVMTGLAPYTELNVPHPVDVALAKVPSLGWLNYLVDIGAIAGLASVVLVMLMGQPRIFFSMSRDGLLPAVFGKVHPKFQTPYVTTILTGVVAAVVAGFFPIALLGELVSIGTLFAFVVVSAGVLMLRYKRPELPRPFKTPLVPIVPALGILVCGYLMYGLPPDTWLRLLVWLALGLVIYFLYGKSHSRVGQMDTGR